The following DNA comes from Acidobacteriota bacterium.
GCCAGGTGATCTTGGCGCCAACCGCCTCGATCTTGGGCCAGGCCTCCTCGTGCTCCTTGGAAACCGCCCAGGTCGCCCGTTGGGCTTCCGTTTCGAACGAGATGTCGATCTCGTACATGGTCGAAGACTCGTAGTGGCGCAGCAGGCGGGTCGAGAGAAAGCCCTTCTGCACCTTGATGGCAGGGACATAGGCGTCCCGGTAGAGCTTCTCCAGCTTCTTGCCCATCCCCGACTTGGTTTCAATATAGATGTGGAGCTGAACCGACTTCTTGGCGTGCTTTCCGGCAGCCGCAAGGGGTCGGCCCAGGACTGCGCCCACAATTCCCAGTCCGGCGGCTTTGAGCCAGTTGCGGCGGTGGTCCAGGGAACGGACAACTCGGCAGGTCGAAGTTTTCATCGGTCTTTGTCCTCCTTTTTTGCGGAACGGGTTGCCAACGGCAACGGTATGGCCCCGACAACCCTGCCGAAGCACGGCGCCCGGCCTGTCCTTAAGCAGCAGCGCCAACGGGGAAGACGGGGTTGCCGGCGACCCCTTCGGCGTCCTGCCCAACATCCTTTCTTTATCACGAAACCGGGAACGGCGACAGGACTGTTTTTGCCGGGGCGCCCCAGCCTGACGCCCGCTTGACCCGCCAAGCCGGCCAGCCATAGAATTCCTGCTTTCAAAGGAGCGGCAATGCTGGTTCAAAGCGCCATCGGTCTGGTTGTCTTCCTGGGACTTGCCTGGGCCATGAGCGAGCATCGACGTAAAGTGTCGCTGCGCCTGGTGGGCTTTGGGCTGGCCTTGCAACTGGCCCTTGGAATCCTGCTTCTGAAGGTCCCCGGCTCGGGAGAGATCTTTCTGGGGTTCAACCGGGTGATCCTGGCCCTGGAAGAATCGGTCCAGGCGGGAACGGCTTTTGTTTTCGGCTATCTGGGAGGCGGTCCCCCACCCTTCGAGGAGAAGAATCCCTCCTACAATTACGTCTTTGCCTTTCGGGCGCTTCCCCTGTTGTTCCTGATGAGCGCCCTTTCTTCCCTGCTCTTCTACTGGAAGGTGCTGCCCCTGGTGGTGAAGGGGTTCTCGCGGGTGCTGGAAAAGACGCTGCGTCTGGGAGGCGCCGAGGGTCTGGGTGTCTCCGCCAACATCTTTCTGGGAATGGTGGAGGCTCCGCTCTTCATCCGTCCCTACCTGGCCAAAATGACCCGCAGCGAGTTGTTCACGGTCATGACCTGTGGAATGGCAACCATCGCCGGCACCGTCATGGTGCTCTACGCCAGCATCCTGTCCGACATTATTCCCAATGTCATCGGGCACATCCTGACGGCTTCCCTTCTCAACGCCGTGGCCGCCGTGATCATCTCCAAGATCATGATCCCCGAGACCGGTCCGGGAACCTCGGGGGAGTTGGTTGAACCCGAACCGTTCAGCAGTTCCATGGACGCCATCACCAAAGGCACGCTCCGGGGGGTTCAACTCCTGATCAACATCGTGGCCATGCTATTGGTCATGGTGGCTCTCATTCATCTGGTGAACCTGATTCTGGGAGTTCTCCCCATCGGTGGGTCCGGTCCCGTGACGCTGCAGGGCATCCTGGGAATCGTCAGCGCACCCATCGTATGGCTCATGGGGATTCCCTGGAGCCAGTCCTGGACCGCCGGTGAACTGATGGGCACCAAGATGGTGATCAATGAGCTGGTGGCCTACATCAACCTGAGCCAACTCTCTCCCGACGCCCTGTCCTCGCGAAGCCTGGTGATCATGACCTATGCCATGTGCGGATTCGCCAACCCGGGCAGTCTGGGAATCATGATCGGCGGGCTGGGCACCATGGCTCCCGAGCGGCGGGCCGACGTGGTCAGCCTGGGGCTGCGTTCCATCGTCGCCGGGACCCTGTCCACCTGCATGACCGGCGCGTTGGTGGGCCTGCTTTATTGACTTTCCCCGTTTGGATCGAAACGCACTCTAGTTTATACTGGTGTCCTGTCCCAGAAATAGGCTTACCATCTCCGATGGAGGTTCCACAGAGCAACGGTAGGCCTGAGACACCCTTTGCGTATCAGCGAAATAGGAGCCATTCTGCTTCCCCTCGGGAACCTCCATCGGCCCTCCGGGTTCGGGCGGAACGGCACCGTCTTCGTCGTCGCTCCTCCTCGCAATGAATGAGCATTTCCTCGTCGTCGCTCCTAGAATCCGGCGCCGTTGCACTCCGAAAGATGGCAACCCTATTTCTGGGACAGAACACTAGCCACCAATCCACAACCGCGCGGCAGGTCTTGCGGGTTGGACCGGTAACTGCTTCACATCACACCTTTTAACTCACATTTCTTCAGGCGCGCCCCACAACCCCGGAGGTAAGCAAATGGATACGGCCAAACTAGAGTCCGTCGCTCGTGCCCTGGTTCAGAAGGGCAAGGGAATTCTGGCTGCAGACGAGAGCTCGGGAACCATCAAGAAGCGATTCGACAGCATTCATGTGAAATCGACCGAGCCGAACCGCCTTTTTTACCGCCGCATGTTGTTCACCACCCCCGGAATGGAGGATTTTATCAGCGGGGTGATCCTGTTTGACGAAACCCTCCGCCAGATCGGGCCCGACGGCGTTCCCCTGAGCGAAGTCCTGGCGGGGAAGGGAGTGCATCCGGGCATCAAGGTGGATAAGGGAGCCA
Coding sequences within:
- a CDS encoding nucleoside:proton symporter is translated as MLVQSAIGLVVFLGLAWAMSEHRRKVSLRLVGFGLALQLALGILLLKVPGSGEIFLGFNRVILALEESVQAGTAFVFGYLGGGPPPFEEKNPSYNYVFAFRALPLLFLMSALSSLLFYWKVLPLVVKGFSRVLEKTLRLGGAEGLGVSANIFLGMVEAPLFIRPYLAKMTRSELFTVMTCGMATIAGTVMVLYASILSDIIPNVIGHILTASLLNAVAAVIISKIMIPETGPGTSGELVEPEPFSSSMDAITKGTLRGVQLLINIVAMLLVMVALIHLVNLILGVLPIGGSGPVTLQGILGIVSAPIVWLMGIPWSQSWTAGELMGTKMVINELVAYINLSQLSPDALSSRSLVIMTYAMCGFANPGSLGIMIGGLGTMAPERRADVVSLGLRSIVAGTLSTCMTGALVGLLY